Proteins from a genomic interval of Pseudomonas versuta:
- a CDS encoding phosphoglycerate dehydrogenase produces the protein MKRVLVTPRSLTSAGHPALDHLRAAGFDVLYCTPGKLPDELELSSLLPGCVGWLAGVEPVSDKVIEAAPQLRAISRNGVGTDNLPLQIIQQRGIKVCTADGANASGVAELAIGLMFASLRHIHTANTGIKAGQWPRNQGTEIRGQTVGIIGCGAIGREVARLACALDCHVIGFDPMQPDLGLPAERFKWASIDELLEQATLISLHCPPPRDGSPLIGAAQLARMGDGTILINTARASLVDEVAIIAALDSGRLTAYATDVFKEEPPKSLTLASHPKVIATSHIGGFTTQSVNRATEIAVANLLTALRGEG, from the coding sequence ATGAAACGTGTACTGGTCACCCCTCGCTCACTGACATCTGCGGGCCATCCCGCCCTCGACCATCTGCGCGCTGCCGGCTTTGACGTGCTGTATTGCACACCCGGCAAGCTGCCCGATGAACTGGAGCTGTCCAGCCTGCTGCCCGGTTGCGTCGGTTGGCTGGCAGGTGTCGAACCGGTTTCCGACAAGGTCATCGAAGCCGCACCGCAATTGCGGGCGATCAGTCGCAACGGCGTGGGCACCGACAATTTACCGCTGCAGATCATCCAGCAGCGCGGGATCAAGGTGTGCACCGCCGACGGCGCCAATGCATCAGGTGTGGCGGAATTGGCCATCGGCCTGATGTTCGCCAGCCTGCGGCATATCCACACCGCCAATACCGGCATCAAGGCCGGGCAATGGCCACGCAACCAGGGCACGGAAATTCGCGGGCAAACCGTTGGCATCATTGGTTGCGGCGCCATCGGTCGCGAAGTCGCGCGCCTGGCCTGTGCACTGGATTGTCATGTGATTGGTTTTGACCCGATGCAGCCGGACCTGGGCCTGCCCGCCGAGCGCTTCAAATGGGCGAGCATTGATGAACTGCTGGAACAGGCCACACTCATCAGCTTGCACTGCCCGCCGCCTCGCGATGGCAGCCCGCTGATTGGCGCCGCGCAACTGGCACGGATGGGTGACGGTACGATTCTGATCAACACGGCACGGGCCTCGCTGGTGGATGAAGTAGCGATCATCGCCGCCCTCGATAGCGGTCGGCTTACTGCCTACGCAACCGATGTGTTCAAGGAAGAACCGCCAAAGTCCCTGACCCTGGCCAGCCACCCCAAGGTCATCGCCACCAGCCACATCGGCGGCTTCACCACCCAGAGCGTCAACCGCGCCACGGAAATTGCCGTCGCCAACCTGCTGACCGCGCTGCGCGGCGAAGGCTGA
- a CDS encoding shikimate dehydrogenase family protein has protein sequence MIAMTAAQQPTLYFIGVTTGQSSIMKVFPAWAQFLGLAFAQIKGIDFPVHAAPAAYREAVEFIKNDPLSLGALVTTHKIDLFDACQDLFDEIDPHAALMGETSCLSKRDGRLVCHAKDPISSGLTLDAFLPPRHFETSGADVFVMGAGGSCIAMTWHLMQASRGLDRPSRIIVADRDAARLEEIARLHRLFNPQFAVQYRQVVDASDNDQILSELSPGAVVINATGLGKDAPGSPLSGKAIFPQRGIVWELNYRGDLVFLEQARHQQEARQLQVEDGWNYFIHGWTQVIAEVFDIAIAPSGEQFDALSQIAARFSQR, from the coding sequence GTGATCGCCATGACTGCTGCCCAGCAGCCGACGCTGTACTTCATCGGCGTTACCACCGGCCAAAGTTCGATCATGAAAGTGTTTCCCGCCTGGGCGCAGTTCCTTGGCCTGGCGTTCGCGCAGATCAAGGGCATCGACTTTCCGGTGCATGCCGCGCCCGCGGCTTACCGTGAGGCCGTGGAATTCATCAAGAACGATCCGCTGTCATTGGGCGCGCTGGTGACGACCCACAAGATCGACCTGTTCGACGCCTGCCAGGACCTGTTCGACGAGATTGATCCGCACGCTGCGCTGATGGGCGAAACCAGTTGCCTGTCCAAGCGTGACGGGCGCCTGGTCTGCCATGCCAAAGACCCGATTTCTTCAGGCCTGACCCTGGATGCGTTCCTGCCTCCACGGCACTTCGAAACCAGCGGCGCCGACGTGTTTGTGATGGGTGCAGGCGGTTCATGCATTGCCATGACCTGGCACTTGATGCAAGCCAGTCGTGGTCTGGACCGCCCATCACGAATCATTGTCGCCGACCGCGATGCCGCGCGCCTGGAAGAAATCGCCCGTCTGCACAGGCTGTTCAATCCGCAATTCGCGGTGCAGTACCGCCAGGTAGTAGACGCCAGCGATAACGATCAAATCCTCAGCGAACTTTCACCGGGCGCTGTGGTGATCAATGCCACCGGCCTGGGCAAGGACGCGCCGGGTTCGCCCCTGAGCGGCAAGGCTATATTCCCGCAGCGCGGCATCGTCTGGGAACTCAATTACCGCGGCGATTTGGTGTTCCTCGAACAGGCCCGCCACCAGCAAGAGGCCCGCCAGTTGCAGGTCGAGGACGGCTGGAATTACTTCATTCATGGCTGGACCCAGGTGATCGCCGAAGTCTTCGATATCGCCATCGCCCCGAGCGGCGAGCAGTTCGACGCGCTTTCGCAGATCGCGGCCCGCTTCTCCCAACGCTGA
- a CDS encoding glucose-6-phosphate isomerase, whose protein sequence is MTIREPITCEVDVPDGRLLNSSGAYIKKLADLEGLYADSQAFAEHVAREAGRIVYDVTEQRPTTEAGDLIFGVTRMSPGKIGNEFFITRGHIHARADRPEIYYGQSGRGVMLMESPDGETRTVEISAHTICYVPPYWIHRSVNVGDDDLVMVFVYPTDAGQDYDIIARSGGMRTRIVDDGKGGWTEVENTDYRPRSQEQISHIFQLTAAR, encoded by the coding sequence ATGACTATCCGTGAGCCCATAACCTGCGAAGTGGACGTGCCTGACGGCCGATTGCTCAACAGCAGTGGCGCCTATATCAAGAAGCTTGCAGACCTTGAAGGCCTGTACGCCGACAGCCAGGCCTTTGCAGAGCACGTAGCTCGCGAGGCCGGGCGCATCGTCTACGACGTCACCGAGCAACGCCCGACCACCGAGGCTGGCGATCTGATTTTCGGGGTCACGAGAATGAGCCCCGGCAAAATCGGTAACGAGTTTTTCATTACCCGTGGACACATCCATGCCAGGGCCGACCGCCCGGAAATTTATTACGGCCAAAGTGGCCGCGGCGTGATGCTGATGGAATCCCCGGACGGCGAAACCCGCACCGTGGAAATCAGCGCGCACACCATCTGCTATGTACCGCCGTACTGGATTCACCGCTCGGTGAACGTCGGCGACGACGACCTGGTGATGGTGTTCGTCTATCCCACGGACGCCGGCCAGGACTACGACATCATCGCCCGCTCGGGCGGCATGCGAACCCGCATCGTCGATGACGGCAAGGGTGGCTGGACGGAGGTGGAAAACACCGACTACCGGCCACGCAGCCAGGAACAGATCAGCCACATTTTCCAGCTCACTGCGGCCAGGTAA
- the eda gene encoding bifunctional 4-hydroxy-2-oxoglutarate aldolase/2-dehydro-3-deoxy-phosphogluconate aldolase, whose product MTHPFEAIAHLGVVPVIAINDAKDAIALADALLEGGLPVAEITFRTAAAAEAMSRIRAERPELIVGAGTLLDNASVAAAKESGARFGLAPGYDPVIVDACQVHDLPFAPGVMTPSDLSLAVQRDLRIVKFFPAGIAGGPDALRGIHAPFAHRDIRFIPTGGITLETLGDWLSLPMVLAIGGTWIARTEDIRDGHFKEITRKAKAAVEAAQRVRERSA is encoded by the coding sequence ATGACCCATCCTTTTGAAGCCATCGCCCACCTGGGCGTCGTCCCGGTCATTGCAATCAACGATGCCAAGGACGCCATCGCCCTGGCCGACGCCCTACTCGAAGGCGGCCTGCCAGTGGCCGAGATCACCTTCCGCACCGCCGCCGCTGCCGAGGCAATGAGCCGCATCCGCGCCGAACGGCCCGAACTGATCGTCGGCGCCGGCACCTTGCTCGACAACGCGTCGGTCGCCGCCGCAAAGGAAAGTGGTGCGCGCTTCGGGCTTGCGCCGGGTTACGACCCGGTCATCGTCGACGCTTGCCAGGTGCATGACCTGCCCTTCGCACCGGGCGTGATGACACCCAGCGACCTGTCACTGGCGGTGCAGCGCGACCTGCGCATCGTCAAGTTCTTCCCGGCCGGCATCGCGGGTGGCCCGGACGCCTTGCGCGGTATCCATGCACCGTTTGCCCATCGCGACATTCGCTTTATCCCCACCGGCGGCATCACCCTGGAAACCCTGGGCGACTGGCTGAGCCTGCCGATGGTGCTGGCCATTGGCGGTACCTGGATCGCCCGTACCGAAGACATTCGCGACGGGCATTTCAAAGAGATCACCCGCAAGGCAAAAGCGGCAGTCGAAGCGGCTCAACGAGTACGGGAGCGCAGCGCGTGA